CGGAGACCTTCGCCGCCTTCGCCAGCGTGACGCGCACCATTCGCCAACGTGGCGGTGCGCTGCTCGACGACCTGCTGACCACCTTCCGCACCGGCCGCGTGCCCGCACCGCTCCCGCCGTAGCGCCGCTATTCAATTACCCGCGTCTCCACCGGTGAGCAAACGCTGGACCTGCAGCTCGATGCGCTCACGGCAGCCGGCTGCGACCGCGTGTTCCGGGACACCGCCTCCGGCGCCAAGGTGGAACGGCCGGGGCTCGGTAAGGCCGTGTATTTGCTCCGGCCCGGTGCGCGTGCCCTACGAGCCGCTCCTGGCCGCCTGGCGAGGCTACCACGACCGCGTCCGCGAGTTGATGCGTCGGTACGATCCGCACTTCATCTCGCTGAAGACGATCGGCGAGTACAACACAGGCGCTCTATCGGAGTTCTACGACCACGAGGAGGCGCGCAACTGGGCCGCCTGGCAGCGCTGGCTCGCCGGCGAAGACCCGCCTTGGGAGCAAGCCGACGAGGGGCTCGGGCGCATTGAACGGCGCCTGCGGGAGGGCGCGGAGGTCGTGAATCTCTGCTGAGATCTGCTGATCGAGTACGGCGAGTTGCTGCTGGCCGGCGGCCTCAGCAGCCTGGCCGGGGCGGTGGGCATCATCTTCACGATGGCGAAGATGTTCAGCTCGGAGTTGAACCAGCGCTTCTGTGAGGCGGCGATCAATCTGCTCGGCCCCGGCGGCCAGCTCGAGCCGGCCCCGAAGTGGGCGCCGCTGCAAGGGCGCATCGAGCGCGCCTACGAAGCCGCCCTCTCGTACACGATCGCCGGCGGCACCAGCGAGATCCAAAGCACCGTGATCGCCACCCGAGGCCTCGGCCTGCCGCGCGGTTAACCGATGCGAGTTGCGACGCCGGCTTGCAATCAGGATTCCGGGTATGAGCTCAGCGGCGCTGGCTCGCGGATCGCTCTGAAACCGCGGAGCTTGCGCATCGTGTGCTTCATGGCCGCCCATGCAGGCACCCGCCGCGGTGCGCGGCTGCGCATCGCGGCGGGTGTCATACGCTGAGCGTTTCACGAAGCCAGGCGGAGAGAAGGAGTGCCCGCGCGGCCGTAGGCGTCCGCCTGCCGCGCCAGCAGGCGGGCCGTGCTCCTGGGAAGAGGCCGGTCTCCGTAACGATGCCGGGCATCTGCGCCGCGAGCCGGCGTCGCGCGCAGATGCCGGCCGGGCCAACGCCCGCACCGCTCACGAGCTTTCGTGAGCGGTGCGAGCGGCGGGTGGCGGGGCCATGCAGGTACCGGGTCGGGGCGGCTTAGCCCCAGCGCGGCGCCTCATCGGGATTGATCCCGAGGCTCAGCTTGCCGACCAACTCGTGCGTCAGGGCAGAGTTGGCGGGGTGCAGACGGCCGAGGCGGGCATCGCGCCAGAGGCGCTCGTAGCCGGCCTGCTTGAAGATGCCGAAACCGCCCAGCAGGTCGAGGCCGCGGTCGACGACGCGCCAGCCGCTTTCGACCGCGTGATGTTTCGCCGCGACGATCTTGATCACCCAGCCGTGACCGTACTCGACGCCGTTGCTCCAGTCCTCCGCGACGCGGTCGAGGTGCGGGCCGATGCCCTCGAGTGCGAGCGCCATCTCCGCGATCTCGTGCTGCACTTCGGGGTGGTAGTGCATCGGCCGTGTTACCGCCACGGACGTCTTGTTCTTGACCAGTTCCACAACCGTGTCCATGGCACGCTGCGCCAGGCCGAAGTAGACGTTGCCGAAGCCGATCAGCGCCCAGGCGAAGATGCCGAGCACGAAACCGTCGGCGCCGCCAGCACCGGGCGCCACGATGCGCGCGATGTGGTCGTCGGGCACAAAGACGCCGTCGAGAACCGTGTCGTCGCTCTGCGTGGCGCGCATGCCGAGCACGTCCCAGACCGCATTCGTGCGCAGGCCGGGCGTGTTGCGCGGCGTGAAGGCATGCACGATCTTCGGTGCGCCCGGGTCGCTCGTGTCGATGCCGTGCAGGCCGAGCATGGTCCACGCCGGCCCCAGGCTGCCGAACGACTTCTTACCCGTGAATTTGTAGCCGCCGGTTACCCGCTCGGCCCGAGTCGTGGAAAGCATGACGGGAATGTCGTTGCCGGACTCGGCGTGCCCGGCGGCGAAGACCTCGCCGGCGGCTGCTTCCCGCAGGTACCGCTCGACGGAGGTGTCGCCGGCGCGCCAGAGATCGGCGAAGACGCCGGTCCAGTAGAAGTGCATATTGACGGCCAGCGCCGTCGGCGCGGCATGATACGCCAGCTTGCGCTGCAGCTTGCCGATCTCGGCAAGGCTGAGGCCCGGACCGCCAAACTCGGGCGGCAGGGCGACGTTCAGATACCCCGCCGCCTTCAGCTCATCGAAGTCCTCCTGAAAGAAGCGATTCT
The window above is part of the Dehalococcoidia bacterium genome. Proteins encoded here:
- a CDS encoding acyl-CoA dehydrogenase family protein; the encoded protein is MLLAGGLSSLAGAVGIIFTMAKMFSSELNQRFCEAAINLLGPGGQLEPAPKWAPLQGRIERAYEAALSYTIAGGTSEIQSTVIATRGLGLPRG
- a CDS encoding acyl-CoA dehydrogenase family protein encodes the protein MVASATSPLTDEMLARFSQRAPIYDRENRFFQEDFDELKAAGYLNVALPPEFGGPGLSLAEIGKLQRKLAYHAAPTALAVNMHFYWTGVFADLWRAGDTSVERYLREAAAGEVFAAGHAESGNDIPVMLSTTRAERVTGGYKFTGKKSFGSLGPAWTMLGLHGIDTSDPGAPKIVHAFTPRNTPGLRTNAVWDVLGMRATQSDDTVLDGVFVPDDHIARIVAPGAGGADGFVLGIFAWALIGFGNVYFGLAQRAMDTVVELVKNKTSVAVTRPMHYHPEVQHEIAEMALALEGIGPHLDRVAEDWSNGVEYGHGWVIKIVAAKHHAVESGWRVVDRGLDLLGGFGIFKQAGYERLWRDARLGRLHPANSALTHELVGKLSLGINPDEAPRWG